One Stigmatopora argus isolate UIUO_Sarg chromosome 20, RoL_Sarg_1.0, whole genome shotgun sequence genomic region harbors:
- the LOC144065566 gene encoding uncharacterized protein LOC144065566 isoform X1, whose translation MPAGTKRPKFQEELFDLKGYRLGGFPQQKMRDEQLPIKKEEDHFTWSPGDSMKKEDLGVASEGAEPANASAWPQIKEEEPEFPQQQHKREEQSPIKKEQQNVTGSTGVREYLSPDGQEFVGLKELPQIKEEEPEFPQQQMREEQLPIQKEDDDVTWSPDEALTRQDDLAWASGGVEPANTSWLQIKEEPEFSEQTMIDEQFPIKNEEDYVTWSPGESMKWGDLGVASVGVEPENASTWTPMIEEEPEFPQQCKREEQPPIKNEECVKWSTGEPFKSEDDLAVANRGAELLSGSSMEGWRAENLIAPLSDGNDLLFVDDDVENVKKNPSGDKLCKCFQCGKTFGKKSTLKTHSRSHTGEKPLCTVCGKTFTHKGHLNSHARTHIGEKPFSCSVCGQRFTRKGHLNSHARTHTGEKPFSCSVCGQRFTWKSSLIYHAKIHTGEKPFSCSVCCQKFTRKGNLNSHARTHTGEKPFPCSVCGRRFTQKGHLIYHARTHTGEKPFICSVCGQRFTYKEGLKTHIRTHTGEKPFSCSVCGKAFSQKRHLERHTRTYAGKKYIFLLSVWPNIHTEGKLK comes from the exons ATGCCTGCAGGAACGAAACGGCCAaagttccaggaggaactttttgacctcAAAGGATACAGACTAGGAG ggttccctcaacaaaaaatgagagatgagcaacttccaatcaaaaaggaggaagatcatttcacctggtcccCAGGTGATTCCATGAAAAAGGAAGATTTGGGCGTGGCCAGTGAAGGGGCAGAGcctgcaaacgcctcagcatggccccaaattaaagaggaggagccagagttccctcaacaacaacacaagagagaagagcaatctccaatcaaaaaggagcagcaaaatgtcaccgggtcaactg GTGTCAGGGAATATCTTAGTCCTGATGGGCAAGAGTTTGTTGGCCTtaaagagctcccccaaatcaaagaggaggagccagagttccctcaacaacaaatgagagaagagcaacttccaatccaaaaggaggatgatgatgtcacctggtcacctgaTGAGGCCTTGACGAGGCAAGATGATCTGGCCTGGGCCAGTGGAGGggtggagcctgcaaacacctcatggctccaaattaaagaggagccagagttctctgaACAAACAATGATAGATGAGCAATttccaatcaaaaatgaggaagattatgtcacctggtcacctggtgagtcCATGAAGTGGggtgatctgggcgtggccagcgtagGGGTGGAGCCTGAAAACGCCTCAACATGGACCCCAATGatagaggaggagccagagttcccgcaacagtgcaaaagagaagagcaacctccaatcaaaaacgaggaatgtgtcaaatggtcaactggtgagcctttcaagagtgaagatgatctggccgtggccaacagaggggcggagcttctgagcggcagctcaatggaaggatggcgagcagaaaatttaattgctcctttatcagatggcaatGATTTGCTTTTTgtcgatgatgatgttgaaaacgttaagaaaaatcccagtggcgacaaactctgcaaatgctttcagtgtgggaaaacttttgggaaaaagtctactttgaaaacccATAGtcggagccacactggggagaaaccattatgtacagtttgtggtaaaacattcacacacaagggacacttaaatagtcatgcaagaacacacattggtgaaaaaccattttcctgctcagtttgtggtcaaagatttacacggaagggacacttaaatagtcatgcaagaacacacactggtgaaaaaccattttcgtgttcagtttgtggtcaaagatttacatggAAGTCAAGCTTAATCTATCATGCAAAaatacacactggtgaaaaaccattttcgtgttcagtttgttgtcaaAAATTCACACgtaagggaaacttaaatagtcatgcaagaacacacactggtgaaaaaccatttccgtgttcagtttgtggtcgaagattcacacagaagggacacttaatttatcatgcaagaacacacactggtgaaaaaccatttatttgttcagtttgtggtcaaagattcacataCAAGGAAGgtttaaaaacccacataagaacccacactggtgaaaaaccattttcgtgttcagtttgcggtaaagccttttctcaaaagcgcCACTTagaaagacacacaagaacctaCGCtggcaaaaaatacattttcctgctcagtgtGTGGcccaacattcacacagaagggaagcttaaatag
- the LOC144065566 gene encoding uncharacterized protein LOC144065566 isoform X2, translated as MEKHHQFRHTQFLGVMTRFPQQKMRDEQLPIKKEEDHFTWSPGDSMKKEDLGVASEGAEPANASAWPQIKEEEPEFPQQQHKREEQSPIKKEQQNVTGSTGVREYLSPDGQEFVGLKELPQIKEEEPEFPQQQMREEQLPIQKEDDDVTWSPDEALTRQDDLAWASGGVEPANTSWLQIKEEPEFSEQTMIDEQFPIKNEEDYVTWSPGESMKWGDLGVASVGVEPENASTWTPMIEEEPEFPQQCKREEQPPIKNEECVKWSTGEPFKSEDDLAVANRGAELLSGSSMEGWRAENLIAPLSDGNDLLFVDDDVENVKKNPSGDKLCKCFQCGKTFGKKSTLKTHSRSHTGEKPLCTVCGKTFTHKGHLNSHARTHIGEKPFSCSVCGQRFTRKGHLNSHARTHTGEKPFSCSVCGQRFTWKSSLIYHAKIHTGEKPFSCSVCCQKFTRKGNLNSHARTHTGEKPFPCSVCGRRFTQKGHLIYHARTHTGEKPFICSVCGQRFTYKEGLKTHIRTHTGEKPFSCSVCGKAFSQKRHLERHTRTYAGKKYIFLLSVWPNIHTEGKLK; from the exons atggagaagcaccaccaatttcgtcatacgcagtttctgggtgtgatgacaa ggttccctcaacaaaaaatgagagatgagcaacttccaatcaaaaaggaggaagatcatttcacctggtcccCAGGTGATTCCATGAAAAAGGAAGATTTGGGCGTGGCCAGTGAAGGGGCAGAGcctgcaaacgcctcagcatggccccaaattaaagaggaggagccagagttccctcaacaacaacacaagagagaagagcaatctccaatcaaaaaggagcagcaaaatgtcaccgggtcaactg GTGTCAGGGAATATCTTAGTCCTGATGGGCAAGAGTTTGTTGGCCTtaaagagctcccccaaatcaaagaggaggagccagagttccctcaacaacaaatgagagaagagcaacttccaatccaaaaggaggatgatgatgtcacctggtcacctgaTGAGGCCTTGACGAGGCAAGATGATCTGGCCTGGGCCAGTGGAGGggtggagcctgcaaacacctcatggctccaaattaaagaggagccagagttctctgaACAAACAATGATAGATGAGCAATttccaatcaaaaatgaggaagattatgtcacctggtcacctggtgagtcCATGAAGTGGggtgatctgggcgtggccagcgtagGGGTGGAGCCTGAAAACGCCTCAACATGGACCCCAATGatagaggaggagccagagttcccgcaacagtgcaaaagagaagagcaacctccaatcaaaaacgaggaatgtgtcaaatggtcaactggtgagcctttcaagagtgaagatgatctggccgtggccaacagaggggcggagcttctgagcggcagctcaatggaaggatggcgagcagaaaatttaattgctcctttatcagatggcaatGATTTGCTTTTTgtcgatgatgatgttgaaaacgttaagaaaaatcccagtggcgacaaactctgcaaatgctttcagtgtgggaaaacttttgggaaaaagtctactttgaaaacccATAGtcggagccacactggggagaaaccattatgtacagtttgtggtaaaacattcacacacaagggacacttaaatagtcatgcaagaacacacattggtgaaaaaccattttcctgctcagtttgtggtcaaagatttacacggaagggacacttaaatagtcatgcaagaacacacactggtgaaaaaccattttcgtgttcagtttgtggtcaaagatttacatggAAGTCAAGCTTAATCTATCATGCAAAaatacacactggtgaaaaaccattttcgtgttcagtttgttgtcaaAAATTCACACgtaagggaaacttaaatagtcatgcaagaacacacactggtgaaaaaccatttccgtgttcagtttgtggtcgaagattcacacagaagggacacttaatttatcatgcaagaacacacactggtgaaaaaccatttatttgttcagtttgtggtcaaagattcacataCAAGGAAGgtttaaaaacccacataagaacccacactggtgaaaaaccattttcgtgttcagtttgcggtaaagccttttctcaaaagcgcCACTTagaaagacacacaagaacctaCGCtggcaaaaaatacattttcctgctcagtgtGTGGcccaacattcacacagaagggaagcttaaatag